The proteins below are encoded in one region of Eulemur rufifrons isolate Redbay chromosome 2, OSU_ERuf_1, whole genome shotgun sequence:
- the PIGBOS1 gene encoding protein PIGBOS1: MFGRLTLPELLFASILGIASGIYIYQPIFEQYSRDQKALKEKLKLAQESEKKS, encoded by the coding sequence ATGTTTGGGAGATTGACTCTTCCAGAACTGCTTTTTGCTAGCATCCTTGGAATTGCTTCaggaatatatatttatcaaCCAATATTTGAACAGTATTCCAGAGATCAGAAGGcattaaaagaaaagttgaaattggcacaagaatcagaaaagaaaagttaa